The Oncorhynchus gorbuscha isolate QuinsamMale2020 ecotype Even-year linkage group LG06, OgorEven_v1.0, whole genome shotgun sequence sequence TTTATTCGTGGTTTAACAGGtttttttttctttattatttttcaagatatttatttatttctatacGTTTATTTGTAATCGATGCTATGCCTGCTTGCTTTAGATGCTTTCAGTAGCATCATAATCAGTACATTGCACTATACCATGTTTGCATGTATTTTGTTTCAGACAAGGCCCACATACACATTATCCAGGatatacatgtctgtgtgtgtgtgtgtgtgtgtgtgtgtgtgtgtgtgtgtgtgtgtgtgtgtgtgtgtgtgtgtgtgtgtgtgtgtgtgtgtgtgtgtgtgtgtgtgtgtgtgtgtgtgtgtgtgtgtgtgtgtgtgtgtgtgtgtgtgtgtgtgtgtgtgtgtgtgtgtgttgttatgaaGACATTATGTCTATAGTCTATCTGGGGCTGTGCCAGATGGCTTCACTGGCAGCCCCATGCATCATTGTATGACACCAACCGCATGACTACTCTGCACCTTACCTCTCATATCATCACCACCTATTCACTGTCATTTACATTCGTTGTACAGACATTTTTGTATTGTTGTACTTTGTCTTGTTACTGTCTCTCTTCATTCACATCCTTCTGCTTTGATAACTATTGCTTTCATGTCAATAAGGGCCCTTTGAGATGAGTGTGAATATGACAGACATATtgtagagtgatggagagagagagaaagtgagggggagaattagaaggagaaagagaacaagacacgacagagaaagagggagagggagaacaagaaagAGTtctagagaaagagaaaaggacagggagtgagacagagggagagagacagaggctgtAATATCATGTCAGGTTCACGCCTAGTGCCACACAGGAGGGTGAGTGTATCATCATGGCATGTTAATCTCTCAACCCGCTCAGCTGCGACTCGACTGCGGTAAGAAGAGAAGGTTTGCTGCTCGTCAGCAGGGACTAGCAGCTGTCATTTCTCCATGTCTCCTTTCTGAAAAACGACACTTACAGTTGCCATTGCCACTTCTGTTTAATATGAAAAATATCACCACTTATATTCCCCCTTGACTTCACAACATGGAAGCATTCCCATGAACTACATACATTAAACACCTCTTAATTTGCATCCAATTTTTCCTTTCTGTCTTTGTGCATGACCTTGACTGATGTAGAATACCATACAGTATATTTTTGCACTGTATACAAACACTGCATTAATCCAATGCTAGAGGACACCACCCAGCCCGTCAATAGccatatagtatatcaccatcatcatGGTGAGGCTGCTATGAAAACTCTCACCAACAACATTTCTTTTGACAGTCTAGATAGAAGAAACTGATGTCACTCGGGACAAGAGTGTATGCTAAaagactcaaatgtaaatgtaacaaaccAGATTGCTCTATCTATCtgatcacctctctctctctgtctgtttccccccCTCTGCAGGCTTGTAACGAGTTCACCACCCATGTGATGAACCTGCTGAGGGAGCAGAGTCGCACGCGGCCCATCTCTCCCAAGGAGATCGAGCGCATGGTGGGGATCATCCACCGCAAGTTCAGCTCCATCCAGATGCAGCTCAAACAGAGCACCTGCGAGGCCGTCATGATCCTGCGATCCCGCTTCCTCGATGCCaggtgtgtgtcttgtgtgtgtgcctACAGCTGTGCAAATGACCGTGTGCAAAGTCACTGTGCCACTGCAATGTTTTTGTTGACTTGCACAGCTAGCTACAGTATTTCCATACCTGTAGCTGCATTAGTCACATCAGGTGCTTTTACAGTCACGTTGACAGCGTGTTATTCTACAGCTTACCACCACTCTATACAACATCATCACAACTGATCTTCCGAAATCAACCAAAGTTTTGAGCCTACCTACGGCACATCTATTGGTGCCATTTCAACCAGCACATAGAGCCTTGCTTCTTGGCCGCAGACAattatctcctctctccaggctCCATAACGCTAAATATTTCCCTTTTTTAATATAATCCCTTGTTCCTTTTGATGCATGTTTTGGATTTGCATACATTTCTCAGAGGATAAATCTCACTCTGAGTCGGAGTCGGAAGCATAACATTTAAATTAGGCTTGGGCTCTTCTTACAAAGCTCCCCCCCCACCCCTATTCTTCTGCAAATGATTGTGGCTGTGgtgcagggagggagacaggggaagaaggGAAGGGCTTTCAgttagagagtgagtgagagaaagagagagagagagagagagagagagagagagagagagagagagagagagagagagagagagagagagagagagaggcactgcCTCCCTACCAGTCTCAGCTTTACTGATTAATCTGCAGCCTGCCCTAGCACCATGCTGTGCACATTTACATATTCTCAAGCAGGCTTTTGGAGTGCGGGACGAAGATTTCAGCACAAATCTCTTTCACCAGTCAATCGATGCGATGCATGGAGGCAAGCATTTTTACAGGGTTCCCGACCTAGCTTATGTAAAGCCCTGTCATGAGATGTGGCACATGCAGACATAACCTGATGGAGGGTGGAGATGGaaaaggaggaagagatggaggggtcAGTGAACTGAACTAGCATCAACGCGTGCTTACGGCACGTTTTCTAGCCTTTAATAAGGAAGGCCAGTGTTCTGTTGTTTGTCAGGATTTGCAGGCGTTGTTCATTTCTATTAGTGAACCTTCGCAAAGAAAACATATTTCGTACCAGTTTAGGCAGCTGTATTGAAATGGGGTGGCAGTTGTATGGAAGGTATTGGATCAAATTGGGTGGTAGTTGTGTTGTTACTGTATGAGGTGCCTGTATGAGGTGCCTGTATTACCTCAAAGGGCTTTGACACTTGGCATTTCCTATTTTACATAGTGTTTATTCGGTCCTAACTAACCAATTTCTATCATTCTCCTTGTAGACGGAAAAGACGGAACTTCAACAAACAGGCGACAGAGATCCTGAATGAGTACTTCTACTCGCACCTGTCTAACCCTTACCCTAGTGAAGAGGCCAAGGAGGAGCTGGCCAAGAAGTGCTCCATCACAGTTTCACAGGTACAGTACAGTGCCACCTGTCTTCTGGAAGGCCACAGTACACGTAGAACAGGACTAGAGGCAGTAGTGGATAATGTGGAAGGCCAGTataatcattttcacaatttcacagtattattccaacctcattgtGTGGAAATATACATACAAAACTGGAAAATCTGTTTTTTGACTGCGCTGAGCCTTTAAGATGTGAGCATTACATGATTTTCTTAATTCATAGGCTACATCACAGGGACTAAATTGATAGTGTAATATGATGATTGATAATGTAATTAAGAATGCACCAACAATACCAAGGTAAACAGCTGTCATGTTATGTGTTTCTCGTCCATCATCTCCTCAAACGGTTTCATTAAGTTTATGCAAAATTATTTTGAGGATGCATCTGGGCGTTGTTTGATGATAACAACGTGCTTCAGGGTCTGAATGATTAGTTGAGCATCTGTctgtgccccaaatggcacccttttccttatgtagtgcactatttttgaccagagccctttttgaccaggtcccatagagaatagagttccatttgggactcgaCCTCTGGGTCTATGATAAAATAATATgtttacctaccttctctctgcATTCGTTCAAACTCAGCAACCGGATTGATTTAGTTTTTTATTTTAATGTTATTTATCATTAGCGCTACCTGGCTTATCCTGGTAGCTTCATCGGGGAGTCCATTAGCTGTAATGGGTGTTAGATCGTGGATGTTGACTGATTGGTGCTAGCGTGAGCTCTGATGATAGCTGCAGTCATACTGACATAATGAGACTGTTACTGGCAATCATTCCCTTCTGCCACTAATGTGGATTCACAGTACTGGTCTACGTAGCGAGTGGTAGTACTCGCTACTACCTCGAAAatgtgtgttccaaatggcaccctattccctatatactgcactacctttgaccagggcccattgggctctggttaaaagtagtgcactataaagggtataggatgccatttgggactcaggcaAAGTCTTTCTTCAGTGTCGGAATAGGATATGCCAGACAGTGGAGGGCCATGCATGCAGAGCTCATTCGGATTCTGATTTCACACATTTGCTCAGTAAAAAAGTGGGAAATGTATTTGTGTAACATTAACATTGGGTAAGCATTTACAAGTTGCACATTGTTTGTACAGGTTTCCAACTGGTTCGGAAATAAAAGAATCAGATACAAGAAAAACATTGGAAAGTTCCAGGAAGAAGCCAACATGTATGCTGCCAAAACTGCTGTGAACGCGACCAACGTATCCTCACACGGGAGCCAGGCTAACTCGCCCTCCACTCCAAATTCTGCAGGTGAGACTAAAGAATAATACCAATGGGTTATTTGGAAGGCTCTGAATGCACTCTATATCAGTCAAGGGCATTTTTCTATGTTCAAGTCAAAAGAACAAAAGGGAAAATTGCTTTTTCCAAGAGTAGGATACCAGGACCCCATGTCAAGTCTCCCAATACTTTCTTCGCTGTTGTCTTCTTTTCAATTAACACACCTTTTATTGTACTTTATCTCAACatagaacatttacattttgttGTACCAATTGAATTGACTGAATTCATTGATCTTGTTGACCACGAATAACAGTTTTACAGAAACACATAACATATCATTCATGATACGTTGACTGTAGAGACATCTTACCATTCTACTTTCATGTTGACAAATAGTCACCACAACAGCACATCTGACGACTGTACTCGACTCACCGTTCCCTCAGCTTTATGCTGCCACTCTCTAACCTGTCTGCTCGCTCTGGCCCTAGCCCTAACACTAGCGCTACTTCTAACTTTTTCTCtcgcaggggtgggcaactccagtcctcgagggccagattggtgtcacacttttcctccatccctagcaaacacagctgatttaatCAAATTCCATTCTAAACTGAAGCTCATGATtgggtgattattggagtcaggtgtgttagctggggctagGGGAAAAACTGGGACACCAAGCAGGCCcttgaggactggaattgcccacccctgcGTCCAGCGCTAACTGCATTTGTTTGCTTGCTGACACTTTGCATGGTGCTTCTCCGGGTCTAACCCTGGACGGGGCTAAGTGGCTGAATCCTGCTCTGCTTGCTCCTCTTTCTCGCTGCTCTGTGATTCcagtgctccctctctcctcttccaggtTCTGCTGGATCTTTTAACATGTCAAACTCCGGCGACTTGTTCATGAGCGTGCAGTCTCTCAATGGGGACTCGTACCAAGGGGCTCAGGTGGGAGCCAACGTGCAGTCACAGGTAGGGCCATATAACTAAGCAGTGCAGAAGATACTACTATAGGAACAGATCCACCTCCCTAAGAAAAGACCTTGTAATCTATCCTAAATGCACTACAGGCATCTCAGTACTCCCCCAGTGTCTACATAACTATGGGCTCCTAATAGCGCCACACCATAGGGTTTTCAAGGTATCGTCTTCCACCATACTAAAACATTACAGCGAGTGTAAAGATGAAAATAATTCAGTGCTCTCTGCAGCTCTCACTAATTTCATCCTTTCGACAGTCTTCTAAACACGTAATGACATGTTTTGGTTATCTTTCTTCGTATTTGTCCATGGCTGGATGTATttcctgtgtgttttctctgcctGTACTGTGTATCACGCTCCTTCTTGTCTTTGTCTTACAGTGTTAGTCTTGTTTATCTTCTGTGCTCTGACCTTGCTTTGTTTGTAACCCTCTGTTGTGTTTCAGGTGGATACCCTTCGCCATGTTATCAGTCAGACAGGCGGATACAGTGAGGGCCTCACAGCCAGCCAGATGTACAGTCCGCAGGGCATCAATGTAAGGAAAAAAAAACACACGTTTTTTTCCCGCTTTCTTTTCCCCCTACCAATTATTTCAAAGCCATAGGGCTCAGAATGCCACTTAGTAGGACTTGTCTCAGCTCCACCACAGTCACCTAGTTGATTGCTTCTGTATCGGTCACGCCACGGGCAGAACGCCAGAACGGCGTGGGGCcggccacacacacacggagCGGCCGCCTGAGCCTGTCACGTCCAATCAGCTCTCCCTTAGCACCTGCAGCCAATCGCGGCCGTGCAGGAATGGCACAAACAGGTGACACATCCTTTGACGCGTGGATCGGTCGCCCCCTAACGCCCTCACTGACCACCTGATCCTAATCATCACTCTGGATCCAGAGGCCCCGTTAAAACCCTATCAGAACAACCCCAGAGTAGAGTCACACTAAAAATAAAACTAGCCAAACTTCTAGCCCCTTGACAGAGCACTGAGGGGCATAACATGGGGACGTATTTCCACCATGTtatatttttttcttattttttagaGGATGGGGGATTTGGATttgggggaagtgtgtgtgtgttttgggtgagggcagaggagaggggggagggagggggaggttagCTGGCGGCTGCAAACAGCAGGGAAATTCACAGCGACAAGCCGTGTCGTAAAAGGGAAAATCAATAAGACAGACACAAGGAGAGCGGAGTGTGGACTTGGGACAGCAATCCAAGCGCATTGCTCAGATCATGCTCCCGCCACACTAATGGCCCTGACAGCGAGCCGCGGCAGTGTGGGTCGGTGAGAGCtacgacgagagagagaggacggtcacaggcacacacagccaCGCGGCTAGGCTTCTGGCTTCCTCTCCCGTCGTGCCTCAATGGCCATATGATAATGAGATGAAATGCCTCCTGTAAAACAAAAGTGGGGTATGCAGTGTGTATTCAAATCCCCCCTCCTTTCCTGGCTTGCTCTCCACTCTACGCTCATCTCCCTCCCACAGAACAGGCTGTGATAACCCTGCGAGAGCACTACTGACGTGTTCAAGCCCTGTTCTCAGACAACACCCTGACCTTATGGATAGTCGTTATCCTTGGACCCCGTACCACGTCCTAAAATGCCACAATATTCTCTTTTTTTCCACACACTTTCATAACTTTTAATGAACCTTCTTACTGCGTAATACGAGAAGGATATCGTGTTATCTGATTTTTGAGAGACAAATGTAACAGCAGACTAGGCCTACGTTGTTATCCTTTCCTTCCATACAAATATGGTTCTCTATTCTTAATGTAGGATTTGGGGAGATATAATAACTGTAATCATATCTTACGGAAAtcatttatacattttagaattctGGAGTGGGGTTGACTAGCTTATTTCCTTGTCTCTCTGCAGCATTGTACTGCAATAGTATTTGTGTCAAATGCAAAGTTAGCACCACCCCAACgtcaacatacagtatgtgaaaatgacgcgtttctatgttttgtagtaaaagagagaggaggataagtgtttccaatgatATCATCAACCAATTGGTATGCAATTAGTAGGCAATGCCTACTCATAATTGGCTAAAATCACACTTATCTTCCGCTATCTTTtttaatacaaaacatagaaacgcgccattttcacatatgttgatgttggggtggtgctggagatgaatatgaagttgaaaaTTACACATTTACCTCAGCATCGAACCTATTCACAAAGTAAAGCTCAGGAAAGCTGTCACCTTAGAAACAGTGTATCAACCTTTATGCTCATCCAGCtttacagatgagagagagagagagagagagagagagagagagagagagagagagagagagagagagagagagagagagagagagagagagagagagagagagagagagagagagagagagagagagagagagagagagagagagagagagagagagagagagagagagagagagagatcggcaGTATGTCCTATCTGTGAAACGAGGAAAagactcccctctctctgtgttgataaTGACTGAGCAGTTACATAATGGGTTTTGTGGTAGACAAGAGCAGTAATTACAGTttggaaatagacagagagagtgtcaCCAAAGTCAGACATTTGAAGACATTTCTTTTTCCTCCATTTTTGATTACAGACTTTCTTCTGGCTAAAATAACAGGCTTTGAAATGAAAGGCTGTCAAGGACCATTTCCAGTTTTTCTGATCGCATGAAATTTGCTATTAATATCTCAATGCTTTTAGCAGGCCTGTCTCCGGGATTGGAAATGGCTTACCTCATGCCTCATTGTGTTTTCATTCAACGTCACAATTGGCGACCATTGATTCCTCTTATGACTGTTTTGGGACTTTTGTTTTAAGGTCCTTGTCAGACATTGTCACTGTTATTATTATGTGTGTTGCATTTATCTCAACCCCAGTGATACAAGAATGCAGTATTGTTTTTGAAGTGAAGACAAAAATTGTCTTCATTATAGAAATTTGAGCACATTGCATGTGATCTGAGAGGTACATATATGTGATTTACAGAATTTTCAGTTGCTTTAAACAAGTACAATTTTTGTGACAATTCTGTTCTGAAATATGAGGTCTAGGTTACTGTAATTTGAGTGAATCAGATCTTCGTCCAATACAGATTTGGCTTGAGGCTTTAGTGGAATGTTGGTTTTGTTGTTTTGGGGTTGTTCTAGCATTAGGAAAGCTCATACCGTACCTACTACACGTGTCCCCAGGACTTCCCAGATATGGAATTCAGTACTGCAGATAAGGTGATATTTTAAACGAATTGAACTGTATAATGAATATGTACtctgaaagagaagagaaaaaaagaagaagcaAAGACAGGGTATAATTAGTGTCCTTATGCCTGGGCTCATaattcctccctccattctgtctctcctgtctctctctctcaggcaaaCGGAGGCTGGCAGGATGCTACCACCCCCTCATCAGTGACATCCCCCACAGAAGGACCCGGAAGTGTTCACTCGGACACGTCCAACTGATCCCTCCACCCTTCTCCTCCACCACCGTCCAGACAGCCTCAACCTCCACCCTCGATcatctagccagccagccagccccccTCCCCATCAGGACTGGAGGTGACACACTAGACTCGTCACAGGGCAGGAGACCTCTCTCTAC is a genomic window containing:
- the LOC124037904 gene encoding pre-B-cell leukemia transcription factor 1 isoform X2, translated to MDEQPRLMHSHAGVGMAGHPGLSQHMEGTGGTDGDGRKQDIGDILQQIMTITDQSLDEAQARKHALNCHRMKPALFNVLCEIKEKTVLSIRGAQEEEPPDAQLMRLDNMLLAEGVSGPEKGGGSAAAAAAAAASGGGAGADNSAEHSDYRAKLSQIRQIYHTELEKYEQACNEFTTHVMNLLREQSRTRPISPKEIERMVGIIHRKFSSIQMQLKQSTCEAVMILRSRFLDARRKRRNFNKQATEILNEYFYSHLSNPYPSEEAKEELAKKCSITVSQVSNWFGNKRIRYKKNIGKFQEEANMYAAKTAVNATNVSSHGSQANSPSTPNSAGSAGSFNMSNSGDLFMSVQSLNGDSYQGAQVGANVQSQVDTLRHVISQTGGYSEGLTASQMYSPQGINANGGWQDATTPSSVTSPTEGPGSVHSDTSN
- the LOC124037904 gene encoding pre-B-cell leukemia transcription factor 1 isoform X4, which codes for MDEQPRLMHSHAGVGMAGHPGLSQHMEGTGGTDGDGRKQDIGDILQQIMTITDQSLDEAQARKHALNCHRMKPALFNVLCEIKEKTVLSIRGAQEEEPPDAQLMRLDNMLLAEGVSGPEKGGGSAAAAAAAAASGGGAGADNSAEHSDYRAKLSQIRQIYHTELEKYEQACNEFTTHVMNLLREQSRTRPISPKEIERMVGIIHRKFSSIQMQLKQSTCEAVMILRSRFLDARRKRRNFNKQATEILNEYFYSHLSNPYPSEEAKEELAKKCSITVSQVSNWFGNKRIRYKKNIGKFQEEANMYAAKTAVNATNVSSHGSQANSPSTPNSAGGYPSPCYQSDRRIQ
- the LOC124037904 gene encoding pre-B-cell leukemia transcription factor 1 isoform X1, which encodes MDEQPRLMHSHAGVGMAGHPGLSQHMEGTGGTDGDGRKQDIGDILQQIMTITDQSLDEAQARKHALNCHRMKPALFNVLCEIKEKTVLSIRGAQEEEPPDAQLMRLDNMLLAEGVSGPEKGGGSAAAAAAAAASGGGAGADNSAEHSDYRAKLSQIRQIYHTELEKYEQMVSQCGWRGDSYTGSHGNGNKACNEFTTHVMNLLREQSRTRPISPKEIERMVGIIHRKFSSIQMQLKQSTCEAVMILRSRFLDARRKRRNFNKQATEILNEYFYSHLSNPYPSEEAKEELAKKCSITVSQVSNWFGNKRIRYKKNIGKFQEEANMYAAKTAVNATNVSSHGSQANSPSTPNSAGSAGSFNMSNSGDLFMSVQSLNGDSYQGAQVGANVQSQVDTLRHVISQTGGYSEGLTASQMYSPQGINANGGWQDATTPSSVTSPTEGPGSVHSDTSN